From the Mya arenaria isolate MELC-2E11 chromosome 17, ASM2691426v1 genome, the window GTGTTCACTAACTTGGCTATTCATATAATAAGATGATCACTAACTTGACTATTAATAGAATAAGGTGTTCACTAATTTGGCTATTAATATAATAAGGTGTTCACTAACTTGGCTATTAATATAATAAGGTGTTCAATAACTTGGCTATTCATATAATAAGATGATCACTAACTTGACTATTAATAGAATAAGGTGTTCACTAATTTGGCTATTAATATAATAAGGTGTTCACTAATTTGGCTATTAAAGGTATTCACTAACTTGGCTATTAATATAATAAGGTGTTCACTAATTTGGCTATTAATATAATAAGGTGTTCACTAACTTGGCTATTAATATAATAAGGTGTTCAATAAATTGGCTATTCATACAATAAGATGATACTAACTTGACTATTAATATAATTAGGTATTCACTAATTTGGCTATTAATATAATTAGGTGTTCAATAACTTGGCTGTTCATATAATAAGATGATCACTAACTTGACTATTAATAGAATTAGGTTGGCTATTTATACAATAAGGTGTTCACTAACTTTGCTATTAATAAAATAAGGTGTTCACTAACTTGGCTATTAATAAAATAAGGTGTTCACTAACTTGGCTATTTATAAAATAAGGTGTTCACTAACTTGGCTATTAATAGAATACGAGTCTGGACACCCTTTATCGACatcgaaaatttaaaaaatgtgccATCgcagaaaaaaagtatttgaaaacaaCTCTCATAATTATCAAGAACTACATAAATGGATTCCGCTTAAAATATTAGTGCTTGCTTGAGTTACGGGTTTGTATGTTAACACAGAAGCAATGCTTGGTTTGAACGAAAACAACAgcaccatcatcaacaacaccacAAGCAACAGCACAAGTGCTGCCACCACAACCGCCACCACGATCGCCGCCACAACAACCGCCACCACAATCGCCTTACAATTTCCCCGACAATATGACGAATATATCAAGGTTCAGAACGTCACTTACGTTTACAGGTGGGCACCTGTCCGCTCCATTCGCCCTCGGCCCCACACACCCTGTGGCCGACCCCTTGTAACTCGAACCCCTCGTGGCAATAATAATTTACTATGTGGGGGAACGTGAACGCATAGCCTGTCCGCCAACCGTTCAGTACATCGCCAGGGAAACCACAGCTCTGCGCTGAAATTTGAATCcataaaaagacattaaaaTCTCATGAAGTGAtccaaaaaaataaagcaaattcATGCCCAGCATACATGCATAAATCGTTTGAACacgtttgaaaaacaatgtTAGACCTGAGCGCCTATTCCTAATATTCATCAGAAATACTTACGTGAACAAAGTAGCGACAACGCTATCCACTCCCCATCCCCACTGCACACGGCACGGGCCTCCCCGTCCGGTCGATACCCGTGCGCGCACGTGTACGTAACGTGATAACCTGAAGGGAACACCAGTCGCTCAGGGTCCTCGTCATGGGTTGCATGCGTAAGTTCGGGCGGCGGGGCACACATCACTGAAAGCGCTGGTTGTCTTGttgttttaacttgtatttCTAAACAACaactacatttttttcacataagaacatacatattttttcactattgttgtttattatttaagataaaacgaAAATCGTCAGTATATACTATTATGCTCTAAATTGTTTTAAGACCTGCGCCAGTACAAACTATTATGATGTATGATTAGAAGAGTGGACAATTGTTACTTCccttatatatacacatttcaaGAGAGTTCTTCCccttgttttgtattttgtcatgACTGTTTGGTGAATTAATAGATGAAACTTCTGCTAACTGCATCGTGTGTTTTTACTAGCTCCGAAACACTTAGTAAAACCCATAAAACAAGTTTTGCACATCAAATAAAAGACGagatttcaaaaacaatcaCCTCTGCTtccattattttaaagtttaagtaCATGTACGTTTTTTACCATTCCTAAGGTGAGATAATTTTAATAATCTTAAACATAGTGAAGCTTAATTATGATCAGTTTAATAATTTCAGTACACCTTTTTCGCACGAGGGAGGCACGCTGTCCCAGCTACCGGAAGTGAGACAGGTTGTCTGCGCTCGTCCGGACAGGAAGTAACCCCGGTTGCAGTGGAAGACGACGCGACTCCCTACGGTGTTGGTCGGTTCCTGGTTCACCCAGCCGTTCTCTGGTTCCTCAAGATGGGGACAACCAGCGTCTGTGAGCAAATTGTACCAAACAAGGGCTAAGGATAGATAGAATAGGATAGTTAATCACCCCGCATGCAGCGGAAGCCGCTGTAACTCCCTACATTTTATGTCGCTTCCGGGTGAACCAAGCCGTCCTCCGACTACCCAAGACGGGTGACATCCAGCGTCTacaagcaatatatatataaatagggGCTATGACTTGGACGGATAGTCACTACGCATGCAGTGGAAACCGGTGCAACTGCCCATGGTGTTGGTCGGTTCCTGGTCAACCAAACCGTTCTCTAGCTCCTCAAAATGAGAATAACCAGCGTCTGCAAGCAACATATATTAGGTTAGGGTACGGTCTagtacaaaaaaatcattacgCCCGCAGTGGAGGACGGTGCAACTCTCCACCGTTTTAGTCGGTTCCAGGTCAACCCAGCGGTTCTCTGACTCCTTTAGCCGGGGAGAACCAGCGTCTGAAAGCAACATAGACGCTCGGGTTTAGGTCTAGGACAGGAAGTCACGAGTTCGATTTGCAATAACATATTGCATACATCATATATTAAGTTTGGATATAACCAAAGTTACGTATTTTGGTTAATTATTAGGTCATTTAAGACTCTAGATCaaactttattgtttaattaataattatatacgtgtatgtttaaataaaatgtatatatagatCACGTAACTTACGTGTACACGTCATGGACGGCCCTACCCAAACGCCCCCGCCAACGCACCAGGCCCGCACCGCCGTCTTCACGGTAGCGGTAAAGTCCGGAAGACACTCGTACTGCAGCATGGTGCCTAGCTCGTATGTAACCTTGTCCGGATATCCGTTATGCACAGCGTGGTTCACTTCCGGTGGGCGACCACAGGCCACCTTCTCTGAAAGGAACAGGGGACGGTGATTCTCTAGCTATGCACTAATGTTGGCAACGAATTACCCTTGCGGacgtttcaaaactgtttttgagCGCTATACTCAACATTTGCACTGTGCTCTTTAATGCACTGACCATTTAACTGGGCGTTAAAATATACTGTTCATAAATAATCTTAGTAATTACTCACAATGCAtgcaaaatattgttatgatCCTTTGTATATAATGCATTAGGACCAATTGCACAGCATTGAACTACCACAACCGCTTTATAATGGTCGAaatctataattatatattattattcagtAGACAACACACCAATATTCAGGTCTAGTAGACAGTGTGGCTCCGCCCCGCTCCACGTCTCATCCCCCTGACACACCCTCACTGGATCACCTGTCAGCTGGTACCCGTCATCGCAGGAGTACCTGGCCACAGTCCCGAAACAATTGTCTGCTGCCTCCACCAAGCCGTTCGGAATGTCTCTAAGGTCTTCGCACCCTTGGTCTGAAGTATGTCAACAGCAAAGCCACTCAACATGCTAGACAAGGAGAAAGAATGGGGAGTAGATATATTGAACAATCCCTTCGTTAGccagcccccccccccgtccCCCCGCCGCCCCGGCAGTCAGCCTTTGAAGTCCGAGTACTGGCCACAAAGCTTTGTACATAGTATGACTTAAATTATACGAGACTGGACAAACAGTACAATCTGCAACGGGACTACTCTGTCTGTTGgcttaaaattaaacacatctGAAATACATTTGTCTTGCTGTGACAATGTTGGACTACAGAAATTGATAGAGGTTGATATAATCTGTTTATGCTAAAACTTTTAGTCGTGCATGTCTGCGATTTGAACATAGCGTTGTGAACAAAATGGCGGGTCTCGGTCTTCGGTTATGaaacttttgaaacattaagatatttttaactGTATATACCGACGGTTGCGAAGCTAAGAGttattaaaggcctagtttaaggaatgtttggcaagGCAATCCCCTACTGTGCATCTCCTGcaaattgcactgatgtcagaGTAGGGGCCAATATCCTGCGTTTTTGTTTATTGGCCCACGGCCAGTTTGTCCATTTACAttataaaacctccaaaactgcacaaaaGGATAcccagatcggagatctgataagacaataagGCAATTAAACTAAGATAAATACACAGAGTTTGCTTACtatacaggttttttttttttttttttttttttttttggggggggggggggtcacttatagaaggattaaactaggcctttaaggccACAAATGTAGTATACTCACTATGTTTGATGCAGCTGAGCCCACAGATGCCGTCACACAAGCACGACTTCTTGCGGGACCGACAGTCAAGGTCATGCTGACACGCCTTCAGACACACCCGTCCCGGGGGTATAGTCGAGTGCCGCATCTGGCACCGGGACCCACGTGCTGTGGAGAATACTTAATTCTTTATCAAATCGAAACAGTTTTTTATCATTCTCggatatatataataaataatctgTTCAAAACGCCAATAACACTTTCAACTGCGAGAGAACAAAAAAGTAACGTGGTACTCAACAGGCAGTGGTTGTTTTCTCGGTCCGGGTAAGAATCATGTTTGTTCTGTTCtgaaaggggctatacaccgtatgatgaaatagcgataaaaatgaaaattgtcgaaaactgacataagcTTGGTATCGAtgtatacaatgcattgaaactaactaactgaagtaccacgtagtatacaatgcatttattttttcgcAGTTTAACctggtagaattcattcttatgcgtgattggctagtcgatgttatcacgtgatattaccaagttaggtatacagcttaaatattccaacgtTTTATGGTAAGCCTTcttagcacagtggatacaaaaCGGGACTGCAATTTTAGAGACACCGAttcaaacccggtctccgactcgattttttttttatattttggtatttgttttacaataatgataaagagtaaaacattttattaaataattgtcttgagattcgttacagatgGTGCCAATCTgctgtatagtccctttaaatataattagaaAATGAAAGATTCGATGGTCGTTCCAATGGTACCTTTATCGAGcgacataaaaaaacacattaagcatgaaaaagtaaacataggatcaaaatcaaaataagagcagtttatgttatataaaaaattacGACAAcgataacaacaacagcaactatTTTCATTGAAAGAAGATCatataaaatgctgtttaagATCGTCGAGTAAAGGGCCCGTAATGATCCTTCGAAATATGCATTTGAAAAGGATTATATTGCATCCTCTTGAATACTGGTATTCACTTGAATACCGGCATACTCTTGAAAACTGTCATGCTCTTTAATACAGCTATACTCTTGAATACTGGCATAATCTTGAAAACTGGCATTATCTTGAATACTTGCATACTCTTGAAAACTGGCATGCTTTTAAATACTGGGATATTCTTGAAAACTGGCATACTCTTGAATCAAAACTGGCATTCTCTTTAATGCTGAAATACTCTTGAATACCGGCCTAATTTAAAACTGGCATGCTCTTGAATAATGGTATTCTCTGAAACTGGCATGCTCTTGAATAAAGGTATACTCATGAAAACTGGCAGGTCATGCTCTTGGACACTGACATGCTCTTGGAAACTGGCAGGCTCTTGAATACCACCATGCTCTCGAATACTGACATGTTCTTGCATACTGGCATGTTTTTGAATACTGGCATGCTCTTATTTTCCAAGCAAAACAATTGGCTTGTGGGAATATACGACTGTACTTGGAAATGTAATTGCCCATAACAAGGCTGATCAATGACACAGCATGCTATTGAACGTTATGATATTCAGCCTATTGAAATCACAGTGGACGTTGAGATTATATCACTCATTTTATTGTCGGTATCTCGATTTCAAGGTAAAATAGTTGACGTTAGAAATTAAAGGGATCATAACAAGACAAAACTAACGGTTAAACCTGCATGACAATTGCATGTCGGATCTATACTATTAGCCATAATGGTAATATTGATTGAAGAATAACTGTCATTTGTGCAACAACTTAGTTTGAAAGTATTATGAAAGATTATAATTTTACCATTGCAGATGTGTTTACCATTAACACTAAATCAATCAtgaaacatacatgtgtatCAGCAATATCCCCCAAATTCGATTATGAATTCGACCGATACAAGACCAGTATAATGTCACTACCTCTCCTCCCTAACACATCAGTAAACATGTCCCCTGATGGTTAAAACACGTAAAACACGTTTTCAATATGGGTGCCGCCATGATGGATTATTTCTAAAGAGCAGGGTCTTatctgttggataatggccgaggtgttccgattccAAGGCCCTTTTTGattcattcggaacacctcggcaatttttcatcaaaaaaataaaaattgtagtgtttaaacatgtatttgtatatcttagtttaaattgattgccagtgaagtgttttattgcataactaATTCAGATTCCCGATAATATAGTCATTTAGTTTAACCACtaaattgaaatcaatacacGATCTTCTTGAGACGCAGTTAAATGTAATgctttctgacattgtaaaccgtgtACTtaaatccgaggttgttttcgatggaaaattgcCGAGGAGTCCCGAATGGTCTAGGTCATTATCATTGTCTGCAGACGATGCAAATAGTTTACTGATTACAATCGTATATCAGATTACATGTTAGTTTCATCCCtttgttatgaatataaatatattctggaGGAACGATCCGTCGGAATCATacaaaatactttcaaagtATGACAACAGCGGCGtctgtttaattattattaatatgaaaacttcagggacaagaccaggggttcgtttcaataaatatcttaGTCGATCTGAGTGTCGTAAACTGAAATTATCTTAGAGTCATTGTTAGGGTTGTTATGCTATTCGTTGGTGTGAATTGAACTACGGTATTAAAATGAATACGTTTGCAACGTTTGTACAGATTTCAGATCATTGAAGTTACGACTATGATACTGTATTTTAAAGGCGTCCTGTAGCAGAACGCATATTTAGAGTGCACAAGAGAGACTGAACGAAGAAGACATACTGTTCGTTGAAGTATTATGGTAAACGCAACTCTGGCAACGACACTAAGCAACGGTTTAAACATTATTCTATATACGGCGGTGACCAAGGCCTTGCTCATTCGGAACGCTTTTGCCATTTTCCGTCAAAAACAAGATCGGATgtataaatggtaaaaaagtcagaatttttacatttaactacgctgcaattAGATCGCGTAATAATTCCAATTTAGCAGTTTAACTTAATGACTtgactcttgggaatcttattatttatgtaattaaaCTTTTCACTGgtcattattttaaacttacCAAACACTCGTTATAGCactacaattatttaattcCATTACTTAAAATTTTACGATTTACTTCTACCAatgtactggcatacatccgaggttgttttcgatggaaaatagccgaggagttccgaatgggacTCGCTTTGCTCTGGTCATCATCGGATGCAATGCTAGTCTTAATCGAGGCGCTGAGCCTTCCTTCATGTCACTATGCGCTAAATGAGTAGGTTGTTTTATTTACCAATCTTCTTAAGAAAATACATCAAACTGTGATATTTCTTTTCAACATGTGATATAAGGAAgtatttccttatatttttagagtttttcTGAAGTTTAAAAGTAACAGATAGTAGTGTTATGGGACTCGCTCATAGTTTTGCACCATTTTTCCCTGGAATGCACATGCaaacttataattattttactctttgataccgaaatcaCAGggaaaaacataatgaaattataaaaagaaCATCCTTAGTATAAGTGAGGAGCAAAAGCATGGCGTAACAGTTgaggaaaaaagaaaacaaataacttaTCCACTTGCCGATAAGGACTGATTTTCAACAGATAGAAATTTACCTACATTGAAAATACTGGTggcatcacgtgataatgtcaatcaacaaaTTATGCAACCGCCTTTTGATGAATCCCCTTAGGAAAGCTTAACAAAATTGTGGAGTTCAAAGAGAATATTTGAGTATATAGAActatttgttgaagggttccagccgtcagttctgtttttgttttgtttattcttaCACTACTAAATGTTTTGCCACGGctatttcgtaataaaaaaaatcattcataaaCACATGAAATAGTCCCTTAAGATCAATCGCAGTTTTGATTGGTTTGAATATGAAACCACTGATGTTAATTAATTAAAGCCGAAATAGAACACATTCAAATAGGAGGATCTGCAATGTCAAAGCCTGTCACTAGAGCGTTTCGGCAAATAAtagagtttatttcagaaatcaCTGTCGAACAAagtattaacaaaaatatacaaaacattgtGCAGGTAGGAACAtctttttattctattttaagaTCAAGCTGTGTTTGAATATCTTCTTCTCACTAAAACTCCGTATAGTCTGGTTTAACGTTTCCTTGCAATGAACTACCGACAATAAACTAAACTACCggcaataaaataaattaccgacaataaaatatacttacaataaaaatataaactaccgacaataaaatatactaccGTAAATAAAGTACTACCgacaacaaaataatatgaactACCGACAATTACGCATACtgcatacaattaaaaaacTACCGACAGCAAAATCAACTACCGGCAATAAAATTAACTACcgacaataaaatatactaccGACAAAAAAACTAACgacaacaaaatgatataaactacCGACCATAAAATAAACTACcgacaataaaatatactaccGATAATGAAAAACTACCgacaacaaaatattataaactacCGACCATAAAATATACTACCGACAATAAAATGTACTACCGACAATAAAAAACTACCGGCAAGAAAATATTCTTCAGACAAAAAAGTAAACTACCTACATTAAAATATACTACCGACAacaaaataaactaaactaacaaCAATTAGTCCTCAATATGTAACGGTCactaaaaataatgcaaaaaaagccaaaaaacaacaacaccaaaacatTCGGTCGGGGTGACCGTAGTTCTGGAAACTGGACAAAACCCAACTTTTTTTCTCGTTTTCTGCTGCCTGTAAAGTGTCTACTGCTATCTATTGAGAACGCTGTGTAATTCCCCTTGGACTTATTAATCCCGATGGTCACAGaatcatgaaatattcagaCCCATGACACCTTTCAATTCTGTCTCCTACATAATAATTCAATCATACCCCTTTCAATTTCTCTCCTgcataagaaaaatatttcaatacaaatactTAAGGTATCTGTTTTGTTTGGAAGccattaaattattttgggtaTTACAAAATctcttgttttcaaattatcGATATTTGTCTGAACTTCAATAACCagcaaattttataaaaagttaaataagtTGTCCtcagattgtcttaaaaccaGTTTGCATATtgaaagggactagacaccagatgatacaagattttattttttgtcaaaaacttaaataaaattgataccgttgtgtacaacacattgaatttTAGTTACTGATGTGTCACATTGCTAACGACACATGTATCATTCgcagtttttgtgtgtgtgtttttgttcaattcgaaatttactaggTTTGTCTAACAAAATAccagtaaatttcaaaatggCGTCGGTATGTATCTATAATGATCACGTGACTTTCATATGCCAAATTTACACACTATCGACTTGGAAACCgttatgtgttattttaaactattttcagctgagacagcaacaaaatattctttaatcaTGCAAGgagatgtattatcggcctcatactactagcttgtattgacaattctatgcttgttttggtgaaataatgtaattgccgattttgggaccatctggtgtctagtccatttaaatgatttgactGGTTTATAGTATCTTTATTTATccatattgaccaatcaatgcaCATTTTGGCTAAATTTGACCAATacatatgtgaaaaactacagaaacaagcttagtagcaaaaagtttaaacataaaccggGTTTAATGGcgctgggtaaacgccaaagacataaaacaaaacaaaaatcacaaacaagaaacatggaagaacagtacaaaactccacaaacagcacagtgcatacatactatatataaaaaaactaggtatgtttatcaagaattgttaggtaccgccttcgAACGAAAAGAAAGTCTAGAGTTTCATACATTTGGCTGCAGACCtctttgattaaaaaaaaatcggtagAGGTTTTGAATAGAACAAAAGTGGTATTGTACGATCTGTAATAGTTTGGAAGTTTGTAGTCTGGGTCGGTATTCATCAAACATCTTTAGTCATTTCCTAGTTAGTGATTTTCTTAAGTTAAATAACTCACTTGTTATATGATAAAATCGCTTCATTATATCTGAAAAAAAccttgttttcattgatttaagTCAAATCACATActtatttgtaaaaaacaacaacaacagttattctattcttttcttttgatttgACTACGAAAATGCTAGTTAATTGacttcatttaagaaatgatttaaaatattttatgaatatcgcCCCTGCTAATTGAAAAACGCAGTTAACGTCAACGCTGCTAACTTTTCAATCTTTCCTgatctggaagtttaatggatacacttgtgatctgcagtgtttctaacaagatttgagacaactgtttcatcTGGacgtgttttatttaaatagttgaACGCATAATCCAATATTccacatttaaaagttaacagaGATCTCGTTGATCATGAAACGGACCTATAGTTCCGTGATCATGATGTTAATTTAAACACAGCTCTGACCAATGTCAAATGTCTTTATCATTAATAAAGTTGGCAAAAATGTAACCATTATTTGTAGTAAACTGTGTTGTAGAAGACACAAAGTTAGTATTGCTCTGTGCTCGACTAGGTTTAACaagtatttatttcagttttcacttaatcattaaaatgtttcttatgaTAAATTATTGGCATATTTGTGACGGAAATTTTGGTAAaagtatgttttgaaaaaatatgacTACCGGaaagttttaagaaacttaCCAAATCTGCCTTCAATTCCAAACCACAGATATAAAATCATCCACACAATAAGATCTCGATGTCGCATTTTGCAAAGACGACACAGCCAGGCGTTTCCAAAAGATAGGAATTAATTTACAGCATACGACAACCTCTAGGGAACCAAGGATACTTTCTCCCGAAAATGACGACAGGACACTCCGGTAAATCAAGTCAAATATTTTCCACGGatcttttttgatatggcagTCAGACACCATGACAATAATCTGCATCGAAAATGTCAATCGGTAGAACAGATTTATTGTTCAGATCTATATAACTGACACCGATGTTGTCATGTTTCAATTCATTCTCATGTTTGTAATTGAATAACGTCACTCGTCCAGGTttaatcgaaaaaaaataaatggtttgctCACGGCATCAAACGTTTCTAAATCAGACACTTCAGACTTATATAGATTTAACCGAATGTCCTGGTAAGAACCTGTAACACGCTCTTATATTTATggttgttatttcaatttagatAATTTCGAAACATCTTCCAAAGCCATACATATATTCcttgatatattaaaaaataacatatttagggtgaggaatcacgtgacttataGGGGTTCTCAAATAgatcaccacgggtcacaaccgatgtaaacaaacaagtaagtgacgttTACTTCTAAATAACTTATTTGACTGAAAACCTACGAAAATggttcttagcctataaaagactatgctattttctgcttctgcAC encodes:
- the LOC128223330 gene encoding protein lev-9-like, with product MRHSTIPPGRVCLKACQHDLDCRSRKKSCLCDGICGLSCIKHNQGCEDLRDIPNGLVEAADNCFGTVARYSCDDGYQLTGDPVRVCQGDETWSGAEPHCLLDLNIEKVACGRPPEVNHAVHNGYPDKVTYELGTMLQYECLPDFTATVKTAVRAWCVGGGVWVGPSMTCTHAGCPHLEEPENGWVNQEPTNTVGSRVVFHCNRGYFLSGRAQTTCLTSGSWDSVPPSCEKVMCAPPPELTHATHDEDPERLVFPSGYHVTYTCAHGYRPDGEARAVCSGDGEWIALSLLCSPQSCGFPGDVLNGWRTGYAFTFPHIVNYYCHEGFELQGVGHRVCGAEGEWSGQVPTCKPVTCPTLFAPVYGKMFGSGNKFGTVIRFECNDSYRVLGSKERRCQADRTWTGETTKCQEINCGWPTSFYNGLLIGENTLAGSVIFYSCKVHATFEGDAFQTRCLETGEWSEPPPLCWGQCQVPNVVDADWINRPPNVWVNHNTSVEFRCKTGLRPRDGLRMRCNNGTWTSTAECLPAPCESHPPHVHNGMRVFLGNEHGHKAKYSCFPGYRLYGVNGSYLQCHYGDWVGGRPHCEEHHCPNPGTLPHGKILQVDNYNIPSFIFQSYITRIRHGDRLVYKCNVGFQLSGAGGATCVNGEWQPPIGDPGKVCVPARHPPAQKLWIPTTNIRA